The region AGGCGTGTGGGATGGAATTTATGCGTGGCCGTACGGGTTGTAAGGGACAGCTGGCGCGGTAGGGATCCATTGCGGAGAAGGTTGTTTTCCTGAGGATTTGTCGGTTCACTGGCCTACCATGGAAAGTACGTTCCAATAAGGAGATTATGACGATCAACAACTCCCGTCCTGTGAATTCGACAGACAGTTCGACGGACAGTTCCACACCCGAACTGAGTCCTTCGGATATCCAGGGTGTCATCGACAGGATTCTCGCCAAGGACAGCGCGGTCGAAGCGAAGGCCCCCGGCGACAAGCAGCGAGGCCGCGCCCTCGCGCTCTCCGACAGCGATAGCGGGCATTCCGTCCACGACGGCGAGCAGCAGGACCTGGAGGAACGCCGCGCACTGCGCCGCGTTGCCGGGCTTTCCACCGAACTCGAGGACGTTACCGAGGTCGAATACCGCCAGCTGCGGCTGGAACGGGTTGTCCTTGCCGGGCTCTGGAGCGAGGGCACTGCTGCCGACGCCGAAAACTCGTTGAAGGAACTGGCCGCACTGGCTGAGACTGCGGGATCCGAAGTCCTGGACGGCATCATCCAGCGCCGGCTCAAGCCGGACCCCGGCACCTTCCTCGGGTCCGGCAAGGCCCAGGAACTCAAGGACATTGTGACGGCCACCGGTGCAGACACGGTCATCGTGGACAGTGAGCTGGCTCCGTCCCAGCGCCGCGGGCTGGAAGACATCGTCAAGGTCAAGGTCATCGACCGGACAGCGCTGATCCTGGACATCTTCGCCCAGCATGCCAAGTCCCGCGAGGGCAAGGCCCAGGTGGAACTGGCGCAGCTGGAATACCTGCTGCCGCGCCTGCGTGGCTGGGGCGAATCGATGTCCCGGCAGGCAGGCGGCCAGGTTGGCAGCGCCAGCGCGGGCATGGGTTCGCGCGGCCCCGGTGAAACCAAGATCGAATTGGACCGCCGGAAGATCCGCACGCGGATGGCCAAGCTCCGCCGCGAAATCGCGGGCATGAAGCCGGCGCGCGAAACCAAGCGGGCCAACCGGCACCGCAACTCCGTGCCCTCCGTCGCCATTGCCGGCTACACCAATGCAGGAAAGTCCTCGCTGCTGAACCGGCTCACCGATGCCGGGGTGCTGGTGGAGAACGCACTGTTCGCCACCCTGGATCCCACCATCCGCAAGGCCCAGACCGAAGACGGAATCGGCTACACGCTCGCTGACACCGTGGGGTTTGTTCGGTCGCTGCCCACCCAGCTGGTGGAAGCCTTCCGCTCCACCCTGGAGGAAGTAGCCGACGCAGACCTGATCCTGCACGTGGTTGACGCTTCACACCCGGACCCGGAGGGCCAGATCGCGGCCGTCCGGACCGTCCTCACCGAAGTCGACGCCCGCAAGGTGCCCGAAATCATCGTGCTGAACAAGGCCGACGCAGCGGATCCGTTCGTGCTTGAGCGGCTGCGCCAGCGCGAGCCCCGGCACGTGGTCGTCTCGGCCCGCACGGGCGAGGGCATCCCCGAGCTGCTGCAGGCGATTTCCGAGGGCATTCCGCGCCCCGGCGTGGACCTGGAACTCCTGGTGCCCTACGAGCGCGGCGACATCGTCTCGCGCCTGCACCAGGAAGACGCCGAGATCCTCTCCCTGGAGCACGGCGAAGCCGGCACCCAGCTGCATGTGAAGGTTCGCGAAGGGCTGGCAGCAGAGCTGGAGCAGTTCGTGACCCATGGGTAGGAAAGCGCCACAGGGACCGGACCAGGTCCTGGATCTGCTTGACACTGCGGTGGCGGCCATGGGCGGGCAGAACCGGCCCGGCCAGCACGAGATGGCCCGGCAGGTGGCCGAGGCCATCGAGTCCGGCGACCACCTGCTGGTGCAGGCGGGAACGGGTACGGGCAAGTCGCTTGCCTACCTGGTCCCGCTGATTGCGCACGCCTTGGAAAGCAGCAAGCCCGCGCTGGTCTCCACTGCCACGTTGGCCCTGCAGTCCCAGATCGTCGGGCGTGACCTCCCGCGCCTGCTGAAGACCCTGGAACCGAAGCTTCCGCGGGAGGTGGATGTTGCCCTGCTCAAGGGCCGCAGCAACTACGTCTGCGTCCACAAGACCGGCGGCGGATTCCCCGAGGAAGACGAAGCCGGAACACTGTTCCTGCTTGGCGACGAGCAGGCTGTCTCCCATCCCGCTCCCGCCGGCGGGCCCACCTCCGCCCTGGGGCGCGACGTCGTCCGCCTGCAGGAATGGGCGCAGGAAACGGAAAC is a window of Arthrobacter sp. zg-Y1171 DNA encoding:
- the hflX gene encoding GTPase HflX; amino-acid sequence: MTINNSRPVNSTDSSTDSSTPELSPSDIQGVIDRILAKDSAVEAKAPGDKQRGRALALSDSDSGHSVHDGEQQDLEERRALRRVAGLSTELEDVTEVEYRQLRLERVVLAGLWSEGTAADAENSLKELAALAETAGSEVLDGIIQRRLKPDPGTFLGSGKAQELKDIVTATGADTVIVDSELAPSQRRGLEDIVKVKVIDRTALILDIFAQHAKSREGKAQVELAQLEYLLPRLRGWGESMSRQAGGQVGSASAGMGSRGPGETKIELDRRKIRTRMAKLRREIAGMKPARETKRANRHRNSVPSVAIAGYTNAGKSSLLNRLTDAGVLVENALFATLDPTIRKAQTEDGIGYTLADTVGFVRSLPTQLVEAFRSTLEEVADADLILHVVDASHPDPEGQIAAVRTVLTEVDARKVPEIIVLNKADAADPFVLERLRQREPRHVVVSARTGEGIPELLQAISEGIPRPGVDLELLVPYERGDIVSRLHQEDAEILSLEHGEAGTQLHVKVREGLAAELEQFVTHG